A genomic window from Arthrobacter sp. FW305-BF8 includes:
- a CDS encoding glycine C-acetyltransferase, which translates to MYSAIKNQLRAELDDIRTAGLYKTERHIDSAQASHITAGQIGESGSPVLNFCANNYLGLADHPEIIAAAKSAMDERGFGMASVRFICGTQDLHLELEARVSKFLGTEDTILFSSCFDANGGVFESLFGPEDAIISDALNHASIIDGIRLCKAQRFRYANQDMADLEAKLVEAKDARRKIIVTDGVFSMDGYLAPLEAICDLAEKHDALVMVDDSHAVGFMGPTGAGTPEHAGVTHRVDIFTGTFGKALGGASGGYVSGRAEVVAMLRQKARPYLFSNSLAPAIVAATIKALELVQTSGELRATLFRNAELFRRRMTEEGFELLDGEHAIVPVMFGDAVLAAQVADQMLQHGVYVTAFSFPVVPRGAARIRVQLSAAHSADDVETCVQAFVKSRDAVAA; encoded by the coding sequence ATGTACTCAGCCATCAAGAACCAGCTCCGCGCAGAGCTTGACGACATCCGCACCGCAGGCCTTTACAAGACGGAGCGCCACATCGACTCCGCCCAGGCCAGCCACATCACCGCCGGGCAGATCGGTGAATCAGGTTCGCCGGTCCTGAACTTCTGCGCCAACAACTACCTGGGCCTGGCCGACCACCCCGAAATCATCGCGGCGGCCAAGTCCGCCATGGACGAGCGCGGCTTCGGCATGGCCAGCGTCCGGTTCATCTGTGGCACCCAGGACCTCCACCTTGAACTCGAAGCCAGGGTCTCAAAGTTCCTGGGCACGGAGGACACCATCCTGTTCTCCAGCTGCTTCGACGCGAACGGCGGCGTTTTCGAATCCCTCTTCGGGCCCGAGGATGCCATCATCTCCGACGCCCTGAACCACGCGTCCATCATCGACGGCATCCGGCTGTGCAAGGCGCAGCGGTTCCGCTACGCCAACCAGGACATGGCCGACCTGGAGGCGAAACTGGTGGAAGCGAAGGATGCCCGGCGGAAGATTATCGTCACCGACGGCGTCTTCTCCATGGACGGCTACCTCGCCCCGCTGGAGGCCATCTGCGACCTCGCTGAAAAGCACGACGCCCTGGTGATGGTGGATGACTCCCACGCCGTGGGCTTCATGGGACCCACCGGGGCCGGGACTCCCGAGCATGCCGGCGTCACCCACCGCGTGGACATCTTCACGGGCACCTTCGGGAAGGCGCTGGGCGGCGCCTCGGGCGGCTACGTGTCCGGCCGCGCCGAAGTGGTGGCCATGCTCCGGCAGAAGGCCCGCCCGTACCTCTTCTCGAACTCCCTCGCGCCCGCCATCGTGGCGGCCACCATCAAAGCCCTGGAACTCGTGCAGACCTCCGGCGAGCTGCGGGCCACGCTGTTCCGGAACGCGGAGCTGTTCCGCCGCCGGATGACGGAGGAAGGCTTCGAACTGCTGGACGGCGAGCACGCCATCGTGCCGGTCATGTTCGGCGACGCCGTCCTGGCAGCGCAGGTGGCCGACCAGATGCTCCAGCACGGGGTCTACGTGACCGCCTTCAGCTTTCCCGTGGTGCCGCGCGGTGCCGCCCGGATCCGCGTCCAGCTGTCCGCCGCGCACAGCGCAGACGACGTCGAAACCTGCGTCCAGGCGTTCGTCAAGAGCAGGGACGCGGTGGCTGCGTAG
- a CDS encoding CPBP family intramembrane glutamic endopeptidase translates to MLVPSRRRLRFEVWIVLGLSLGQSAVYSVVQLLDKMTRAPLAQGTSTLNRSQSTREYFDLTYQLLDIIFALVPVLLVIYFLTDQRQAKAGGGHEAGSAFRKLGFNFARPGRDLLQGLGLAALIGIPSLGLYAAGRALGITTAIIPSGLDAYWWTVPVLILSALRHAVVEEVIVVGYLLDRFGKFGWSVPLAIFVSAMLRGSYHLYQGFGPFIGNAIMGVVFAWIYTRTRRVMPLVIAHALLDIVAFVGFSLFGKAVGLG, encoded by the coding sequence ATGTTGGTTCCCTCCCGCCGTCGGCTGCGGTTCGAAGTCTGGATCGTCCTTGGGCTGTCGCTCGGCCAGTCCGCCGTCTACTCCGTGGTGCAGCTGCTGGACAAAATGACCCGGGCACCGCTGGCGCAGGGGACGTCCACCCTGAACAGGTCGCAAAGCACGCGGGAGTACTTCGACCTCACCTACCAGCTGCTGGACATCATCTTCGCCCTGGTGCCGGTCCTGCTGGTGATCTACTTTCTGACAGACCAGCGCCAGGCGAAGGCCGGAGGCGGGCACGAGGCCGGCTCGGCGTTCCGGAAGCTGGGATTCAACTTTGCCCGGCCGGGCAGGGACCTGCTGCAGGGGCTCGGGCTGGCCGCCCTGATCGGGATCCCGTCGCTGGGCCTCTACGCCGCGGGGCGTGCCCTGGGCATTACGACGGCGATCATCCCCAGCGGTCTGGACGCCTACTGGTGGACGGTGCCCGTGCTGATACTGTCCGCACTGCGCCACGCGGTCGTGGAGGAGGTCATTGTGGTGGGCTACCTGCTGGACCGGTTCGGCAAGTTCGGCTGGTCCGTGCCGCTGGCGATTTTTGTGTCCGCAATGCTCCGCGGCAGCTACCACCTGTACCAGGGGTTCGGACCATTCATTGGAAACGCCATCATGGGCGTGGTCTTCGCCTGGATCTACACCAGGACCCGGAGGGTGATGCCGCTCGTCATCGCGCACGCCTTGCTGGACATCGTCGCGTTCGTCGGGTTCAGCCTGTTCGGCAAAGCGGTTGGCCTGGGCTAG
- a CDS encoding NAD(P)/FAD-dependent oxidoreductase produces the protein MASTYDVVIVGGGIAGLSLASALAGKCTVALVEAEQQLAYHTSSRSARQLIPSYGPPVVQELTVRTLELIAADDAGQSRPVLSPRSFLLIGDDETVRAEASGEMRLISHDEALGLCPALKPESFSAAGLDTGSFGCDAPVLLERHRARAEAAGVDIITGARVHSAQRLGSGWEIGAGQEGFSAGVLVNAAGAWADELAVLSGVEKIGLQPYRRTAAIVGVGHPLPEGSPMVAAADDSFYFRKEGGDVLISPSEHVASPAEDARPRPGDVERLISRLNTLTTLGIGTVRTAWTGLRTEAADGVPVVGFDAEARGFFWLAGQGGYGFQTSSGIAELAAAQILAGPNGRDGQSAGHAGQDTGSRPVSRTADALAATRWSIRR, from the coding sequence ATGGCATCAACGTATGACGTAGTCATTGTGGGCGGCGGGATTGCCGGACTGTCCCTTGCCTCCGCGCTGGCCGGCAAATGCACCGTGGCCCTCGTGGAGGCGGAGCAGCAGCTGGCGTACCACACGTCCTCGCGTTCGGCCCGGCAGCTGATACCCAGTTACGGCCCGCCGGTGGTGCAGGAACTGACTGTCCGCACCCTGGAACTGATCGCGGCGGACGACGCCGGACAGTCCCGGCCCGTGCTGTCGCCGCGGAGCTTTCTGCTCATCGGAGACGACGAAACGGTGCGCGCCGAGGCCAGCGGCGAGATGCGCCTGATAAGCCATGACGAAGCGCTCGGGTTGTGCCCGGCTTTGAAGCCCGAATCCTTCTCCGCCGCCGGCCTGGACACCGGGTCCTTCGGGTGCGACGCCCCGGTGCTGCTGGAAAGGCACCGGGCGCGTGCCGAGGCTGCCGGCGTGGACATCATCACCGGCGCCCGCGTCCACTCGGCCCAGCGGCTGGGATCGGGCTGGGAGATCGGCGCCGGGCAGGAAGGCTTCTCCGCCGGCGTGCTGGTCAACGCGGCCGGCGCCTGGGCCGACGAGCTTGCGGTGCTGAGCGGCGTCGAGAAGATCGGCCTGCAGCCCTACCGGCGCACGGCAGCGATTGTCGGCGTCGGCCATCCGCTGCCGGAAGGCAGCCCCATGGTGGCCGCCGCAGACGACTCCTTCTACTTCCGCAAGGAAGGCGGCGACGTGCTGATCTCGCCGTCGGAACACGTGGCCAGCCCGGCGGAGGACGCACGTCCCCGTCCCGGGGACGTGGAGCGGCTCATCTCCCGGCTCAACACCCTGACGACGCTGGGGATCGGAACCGTCCGGACGGCCTGGACCGGCCTGCGCACCGAGGCGGCCGACGGCGTGCCTGTCGTGGGGTTCGACGCCGAGGCCCGCGGATTCTTCTGGCTCGCCGGCCAGGGCGGCTACGGTTTCCAGACCTCGTCCGGAATCGCGGAACTGGCCGCGGCCCAGATTCTGGCGGGCCCGAACGGCCGTGACGGACAGAGTGCCGGACACGCGGGGCAGGACACTGGCAGCCGTCCGGTATCCCGGACGGCTGATGCGCTTGCTGCGACGCGCTGGTCCATCCGGCGCTGA
- a CDS encoding LysR family transcriptional regulator: MEIHQLEMLRELGALGSVKAVADTLLVTPSAVSQQLAQLQKSVDVPLTRKEGRNLVLTEAGQVLADAGAAVVSAMADARMAIGAYHGSTVAPVTVSGFHSAGQALFAPLARLLDGPDKPKVLLSDEDVAQQDFPALTARYDLVLAHRMDHSPKWPEERVAVIPLAHEPLDVALPAGHRLAGQATLTASDVVGEPWVTSRAGYSPADVLSAVAAVSSRELNIVHRINDYSTVAALVASGSVIGLLPRYTARPVLNPDIVLRPLHGISTRRRIDILARPENLKRASVRVVCEALQDIMARLSHA; this comes from the coding sequence ATGGAGATCCACCAGCTCGAAATGCTGCGCGAGCTTGGCGCGCTCGGAAGCGTCAAGGCCGTAGCCGACACCCTGCTCGTTACGCCCTCCGCCGTGTCCCAGCAGCTTGCCCAGCTGCAGAAAAGCGTTGACGTGCCGCTGACCCGCAAGGAGGGCCGGAACCTGGTCCTCACGGAGGCCGGCCAGGTGCTCGCGGACGCGGGTGCCGCCGTCGTCAGCGCCATGGCCGACGCGCGGATGGCGATCGGCGCGTACCACGGCTCCACGGTGGCGCCGGTGACGGTGAGCGGGTTCCACAGCGCGGGGCAGGCGCTGTTTGCGCCGCTGGCCCGGCTCCTGGACGGCCCCGACAAGCCGAAGGTGCTGCTCTCCGACGAGGACGTGGCCCAGCAGGATTTTCCCGCGCTGACGGCGAGGTACGACCTCGTGCTGGCGCACCGGATGGACCACAGCCCCAAGTGGCCGGAGGAACGGGTGGCGGTGATACCGCTGGCGCATGAGCCGCTGGACGTGGCGCTGCCGGCCGGCCACCGCCTGGCCGGGCAGGCGACGCTGACGGCGTCCGACGTCGTCGGGGAACCCTGGGTGACCAGCCGCGCCGGCTACTCCCCCGCGGACGTGCTGTCCGCCGTCGCCGCGGTGTCCAGCCGGGAGCTGAACATCGTGCACCGGATCAATGACTACTCCACAGTGGCGGCGCTGGTGGCCTCGGGAAGCGTGATCGGCCTGCTGCCGCGGTATACGGCGCGGCCCGTACTGAACCCGGACATTGTGCTGCGGCCGCTGCACGGAATCAGCACCCGGCGCCGGATCGATATCCTGGCGCGACCGGAAAACCTCAAGCGCGCGTCGGTGCGGGTGGTGTGCGAGGCGCTGCAGGACATCATGGCCCGGCTCAGCCACGCTTAA
- a CDS encoding DeoR/GlpR family DNA-binding transcription regulator, with the protein MTRTDRLTAILDLLAEAGQVEVEEIVTRLGVSPATARRDLDSLAKRRLLTRTRGGATTGALAYDLPGRYNRDDHAVAKQEIALAASALISPGMVIGLCGGTTSTALAQILATREDLNSPSNQPTLTVVTNAINIASQLAVRPNIKVMVTGGILNPRSYELVGPYTDIIMQKVVLDIAFIGVNGVDPEVGPTNTGEAEATVNALLASRASESYVIADSSKVGRRAFATMDGYNFTRLITDSGISAADKAAFEARGTEVLVAGA; encoded by the coding sequence ATGACACGCACCGACCGACTGACGGCCATCCTTGATCTCCTTGCCGAGGCCGGCCAGGTGGAAGTCGAGGAAATCGTCACCCGGCTCGGCGTGTCACCTGCCACCGCCCGGCGGGACCTGGACAGCCTTGCCAAGCGGCGGCTGCTGACCCGGACCCGCGGCGGCGCCACCACCGGCGCCCTCGCCTACGACCTTCCCGGCAGGTACAACCGGGACGACCACGCCGTAGCCAAGCAGGAGATCGCCCTGGCCGCCTCGGCGCTCATCAGCCCGGGCATGGTCATCGGCCTGTGCGGCGGCACCACGAGTACCGCCCTCGCACAGATCCTGGCCACCCGCGAGGACCTTAACTCGCCGTCGAACCAGCCCACCCTGACCGTGGTCACCAATGCGATCAACATCGCCTCCCAGCTTGCCGTCCGGCCCAACATCAAGGTGATGGTGACCGGCGGCATCCTCAACCCGCGGTCCTATGAACTCGTGGGCCCGTACACGGACATCATCATGCAGAAGGTGGTGCTGGACATCGCCTTCATCGGGGTCAACGGCGTCGACCCGGAGGTGGGGCCCACCAACACCGGCGAGGCCGAGGCTACGGTCAACGCCCTGCTGGCCAGCCGCGCCAGCGAGTCCTACGTGATCGCAGACTCCTCGAAGGTGGGCCGCCGGGCGTTTGCCACCATGGACGGCTACAACTTCACCCGGCTCATCACCGACTCCGGCATTTCCGCGGCCGACAAGGCCGCCTTCGAAGCCCGCGGCACCGAAGTGCTCGTGGCCGGCGCCTAG
- a CDS encoding VOC family protein, with amino-acid sequence MRMDHVSYACEHDGLAATTERISSALGVEAVKGGVHPRFGTRNMIIPLAGHKYLEVVEVLDHPASDKAPFGQAVRARSAAGGGWMGWCVEVDDLAPFEERLGRSAVNGNRKFPDGRELVWKQIGILGLIADPQVPYMLKWEGDAELHPSNAYDSNVKMSSLTIAGSAERVTEWLGEPVERPLEDVAVNWVAPHGTPGILSVTFETAAGAVTI; translated from the coding sequence ATGCGCATGGATCACGTCTCTTACGCCTGTGAACACGATGGCCTGGCGGCCACCACCGAACGTATCTCCTCTGCCCTCGGCGTCGAAGCCGTAAAGGGCGGGGTGCACCCCCGGTTTGGGACCCGGAACATGATCATTCCCCTGGCCGGCCACAAGTACCTCGAGGTTGTTGAGGTACTGGACCACCCGGCGTCGGACAAGGCACCGTTCGGCCAGGCCGTCCGGGCCCGGTCCGCGGCGGGCGGCGGCTGGATGGGCTGGTGCGTCGAAGTTGACGACCTCGCCCCATTCGAGGAACGCCTGGGCCGCTCCGCGGTCAACGGCAACCGCAAGTTCCCCGACGGCCGGGAGCTTGTCTGGAAGCAGATCGGCATCCTGGGCCTAATCGCGGACCCGCAGGTCCCCTACATGCTGAAGTGGGAGGGCGATGCGGAGCTGCACCCGTCCAACGCCTATGACAGCAATGTGAAGATGTCCAGCCTCACGATCGCGGGCTCTGCCGAGCGCGTGACCGAGTGGCTCGGCGAGCCCGTCGAAAGGCCGCTGGAGGACGTCGCCGTGAACTGGGTCGCCCCGCACGGAACGCCGGGCATTCTCTCGGTCACGTTCGAAACCGCAGCGGGCGCCGTCACCATCTGA
- a CDS encoding histidine phosphatase family protein: protein MSAPGKIIMIRHGQSAANADTSIYNRVPDYRIPLTELGLEQAKAAGERIRRELDGRQVSVYVSPYLRAYQTLEALDLGHLTERVIEEPRLREQDWANFQISGDIEDQKELRNAYGHFFYRFREGESGSDVYDRISSFMETLYRHWSKPDYSPNALLVTHGLTMRLFCMRWFHWSVEYFESLNNPENAEVRMLVRNSLGKYELDTPFTQWVDRRVDETVLDAPPVIF from the coding sequence ATGAGCGCTCCCGGGAAAATCATCATGATCCGGCACGGCCAGTCGGCGGCCAACGCGGATACCTCCATTTACAACAGGGTGCCCGACTACCGGATTCCGCTGACAGAGCTTGGCCTGGAGCAGGCGAAAGCCGCCGGGGAACGCATCCGGCGCGAGCTGGACGGCCGGCAGGTGAGCGTCTACGTCTCACCGTACCTGCGCGCCTACCAGACCCTTGAGGCACTGGATCTTGGCCATCTGACGGAGCGGGTGATCGAGGAACCGCGGCTGCGCGAACAGGACTGGGCCAACTTCCAGATTTCCGGCGACATCGAGGACCAGAAGGAACTCCGCAACGCCTATGGCCACTTCTTTTACCGCTTCCGGGAGGGCGAGTCCGGCTCCGACGTCTACGACCGGATCTCCTCGTTCATGGAGACCCTGTACCGGCACTGGTCCAAGCCCGACTACTCCCCGAACGCCCTGCTGGTCACGCACGGGCTGACCATGCGCCTGTTCTGCATGCGCTGGTTCCACTGGTCCGTGGAGTATTTCGAGTCGCTGAACAACCCCGAAAACGCCGAGGTCCGCATGCTGGTGCGCAACAGCCTGGGCAAGTACGAACTCGACACACCGTTCACACAGTGGGTGGACCGGAGGGTGGACGAAACCGTGCTGGACGCCCCGCCGGTGATTTTCTGA
- the hutI gene encoding imidazolonepropionase, with translation MSTLITNIAELMTQDAEHRVLKNAAVVIEGERISWIGQASAAPAADEAVDAGGRAVLPGWVDSHTHLIFAGDRTAEFEARMAGEEYSAGGIAVTTEATRNTGDYDLTRLAQGRVAEAVSQGTTYLETKTGYGLDVEQEARGARIASTVADEVTYLGAHLVPAGADADDYTKLVCGPMLDAVRPYVRWADVFCERGAFSEEQSRAVLQACRDAGLGLRVHGNQLGYGAGVRLAVEFGAASVDHVNYLSEQDIADLAAGWSGWDAAAGTGGRGTVATCLPACDLSTRQPLAPGRQLLDAGVPVALASNCNPGTSYTSSMAFCVTTAVLQMGLSVHEAVRAATYGGALALQRDSGSDVDGERAVGSLAVGHRADLHVLNAPSATHLAYRPGMPLTHAVWRAGVRAR, from the coding sequence ATGAGCACGCTGATCACCAACATCGCCGAACTGATGACCCAGGACGCGGAGCACCGTGTCCTCAAGAATGCGGCAGTGGTGATCGAGGGTGAACGGATCTCGTGGATCGGCCAGGCCTCCGCCGCCCCCGCGGCCGACGAAGCCGTGGACGCGGGCGGCCGGGCCGTGCTCCCCGGCTGGGTGGACTCCCACACGCACCTCATTTTCGCGGGCGACCGGACGGCGGAGTTCGAGGCCCGGATGGCAGGGGAGGAGTACAGCGCCGGCGGCATCGCCGTCACCACTGAAGCCACCCGGAACACCGGCGACTACGACCTTACGCGGCTGGCGCAGGGCCGGGTCGCCGAAGCAGTGTCGCAGGGCACGACGTACCTCGAGACGAAAACCGGCTACGGCCTCGATGTCGAGCAGGAAGCCCGGGGCGCGCGGATCGCCTCGACGGTGGCGGACGAAGTCACCTATTTGGGCGCCCACCTGGTGCCGGCCGGGGCGGATGCGGATGACTACACCAAGCTCGTCTGCGGCCCGATGCTGGATGCGGTCCGCCCTTACGTCCGCTGGGCCGACGTGTTCTGCGAACGGGGCGCCTTCTCGGAGGAACAGTCACGTGCCGTGCTGCAGGCCTGCCGCGACGCCGGCCTGGGGCTGCGGGTGCACGGCAACCAGCTGGGCTACGGCGCCGGCGTCCGCCTCGCGGTGGAGTTCGGCGCGGCAAGCGTGGACCACGTCAACTATCTTTCGGAGCAGGACATCGCAGACCTCGCCGCCGGCTGGTCGGGCTGGGATGCCGCCGCGGGAACGGGCGGCCGGGGAACGGTGGCCACCTGCCTGCCGGCCTGCGACCTCTCCACCCGCCAGCCGCTGGCCCCCGGCCGTCAGCTCCTGGACGCCGGCGTGCCCGTGGCGCTCGCGTCCAACTGCAACCCCGGCACGTCCTACACGAGCTCCATGGCGTTCTGCGTCACCACCGCCGTCCTCCAGATGGGACTGAGTGTCCATGAGGCCGTCCGGGCGGCGACGTACGGCGGCGCCCTGGCGCTGCAGCGCGACTCCGGTAGCGACGTCGACGGCGAACGCGCCGTGGGCTCACTCGCCGTCGGACACCGGGCGGACCTGCACGTCCTTAACGCCCCGTCCGCCACCCACCTCGCCTACCGCCCCGGCATGCCGCTGACCCACGCGGTGTGGCGTGCAGGGGTGCGGGCACGGTAG
- the tdh gene encoding L-threonine 3-dehydrogenase, which translates to MKALYKAGAHAGFELTDRPEPEAGPGEVKIRVHTTGICGTDLHIQSWDAWAQGIIEAPLIAGHEFYGEVVATGEDVRYVKVGDRVSGEGHIVCGICRNCRAGRRQMCIHTVSVGVQRDGAFAEYVVIPETNVWVHQDPSVTPELGAIFDPFGNAVHTALSFPLVGEDVLITGAGPIGLMAIAVARHAGARKIAITDVSAPRLELARQLGVDLAIDVSKTRVREAQRELGMREGFDVGLEMSGHPTALPEMIDNMNHGGRIAMLGLPSQSIDIDWGKVVTHMLTLKGIYGREMFETWYAMSAMLSSSPAVHASISAVVTDVLPATQWEKGFEIAKAGVGGKVVLDWSEI; encoded by the coding sequence ATGAAGGCCCTCTATAAGGCCGGCGCCCACGCCGGATTTGAACTGACAGACCGCCCGGAACCCGAGGCGGGACCCGGCGAGGTCAAGATCCGTGTGCATACCACCGGCATCTGCGGCACGGACCTGCATATCCAGTCCTGGGACGCCTGGGCGCAGGGCATCATCGAGGCCCCGCTGATCGCCGGCCACGAGTTCTACGGCGAGGTGGTGGCCACCGGCGAGGACGTGCGCTACGTCAAAGTGGGCGACCGGGTGTCCGGGGAAGGCCACATCGTCTGCGGCATCTGCCGCAACTGCCGCGCCGGCCGCCGGCAGATGTGCATCCACACGGTCAGCGTGGGCGTGCAGCGGGACGGCGCGTTCGCGGAATACGTTGTCATCCCGGAGACGAACGTCTGGGTGCACCAGGACCCGTCCGTCACGCCGGAACTTGGTGCCATCTTCGACCCCTTCGGCAACGCCGTGCACACCGCCCTGAGTTTCCCGCTGGTGGGGGAGGACGTGCTGATCACCGGAGCCGGGCCGATCGGCCTCATGGCCATCGCCGTGGCCCGCCACGCCGGCGCCCGCAAGATCGCCATCACCGATGTCTCGGCCCCGCGCCTGGAGCTGGCCCGGCAGCTCGGCGTGGATCTGGCCATTGACGTCTCCAAGACACGGGTCCGGGAAGCGCAGCGGGAGCTGGGCATGCGCGAGGGCTTCGACGTCGGACTGGAGATGTCCGGCCACCCCACGGCGCTGCCGGAGATGATTGACAACATGAACCACGGCGGACGCATCGCCATGCTGGGCCTTCCGAGCCAGTCCATCGACATCGACTGGGGCAAGGTTGTCACGCACATGCTCACCCTGAAGGGCATCTACGGCCGCGAGATGTTCGAGACCTGGTACGCCATGAGCGCCATGCTGTCCTCCAGCCCCGCCGTGCACGCCAGCATCTCCGCCGTCGTCACGGATGTCCTGCCGGCCACCCAGTGGGAGAAGGGCTTCGAAATCGCGAAGGCTGGCGTCGGCGGCAAAGTGGTGCTCGACTGGTCGGAAATCTGA
- the gatB gene encoding Asp-tRNA(Asn)/Glu-tRNA(Gln) amidotransferase subunit GatB, translating to MTTDATLSFEEAMEKYDPVLGFEVHVELNTKTKMFSSAPNVFGDEPNTNVNEVDLGMPGVLPVVNKTAVESSIKIGLALNCKIAESCRFARKNYFYPDTPKNFQTSQYDEPIAYDGYLDIELEDGTVFRVEIERAHMEEDAGKLTHLGGSAGRIQGAEYSLVDYNRAGVPLVEIVTKPIEGAGSRAPELAKAYVAAVREIVKNLGVSDAKMERGNVRCDANVSLRPHGRERFGIRSETKNVNSLRAVEHAVRYEIQRHAAVLDSGEPVIQETRHWHEDTRTTTSGREKSDADDYRYFPEPDLVPVVPSREWVEEIRATLPEPPAERRKRLKQDWGYSDLEFRDVVNAGVLDEIEETITAGATASVARKWWMGEIVGRAKNADVDPGQLGITPATIVELSKMVEAGKINNKMASAVLDGVLAGEGTPAEVVEKRGLAVVSDDGPLLEAIDAALAAQPDVAEKIRGGKVQAIGAIVGGVMKATRGQADAGRVRELILEKLGVTA from the coding sequence ATGACCACCGATGCAACCCTCAGCTTCGAAGAAGCGATGGAGAAGTACGATCCCGTCCTCGGGTTCGAGGTCCACGTTGAACTCAACACGAAGACCAAGATGTTCTCCTCCGCGCCCAACGTGTTCGGTGACGAGCCCAACACCAACGTCAACGAGGTGGACCTGGGCATGCCCGGCGTCCTGCCGGTGGTGAACAAGACCGCGGTGGAGTCCTCCATCAAGATCGGCCTGGCGCTGAACTGCAAGATCGCCGAGTCCTGCCGCTTCGCCCGGAAGAACTACTTCTACCCGGACACCCCCAAGAACTTCCAGACGTCCCAGTACGACGAGCCGATCGCGTATGACGGCTACCTGGACATCGAGCTCGAGGACGGCACCGTGTTCCGCGTCGAGATCGAACGCGCCCACATGGAGGAGGACGCCGGGAAGCTGACACACCTCGGCGGCTCGGCCGGACGCATCCAGGGCGCCGAATACTCGCTGGTGGACTACAACCGTGCAGGCGTTCCGCTCGTCGAGATCGTCACCAAGCCGATCGAGGGAGCCGGTTCCCGCGCCCCCGAGCTCGCCAAGGCTTACGTTGCCGCCGTGCGGGAAATCGTCAAGAACCTCGGCGTCTCGGATGCCAAGATGGAACGCGGCAACGTCCGCTGCGACGCCAACGTCTCGCTGCGCCCGCACGGCCGCGAACGCTTCGGCATCCGCTCCGAGACGAAGAACGTGAACTCGCTGCGCGCCGTCGAACACGCCGTCCGCTATGAGATCCAGCGCCACGCCGCCGTCCTGGACTCCGGCGAGCCGGTGATCCAGGAAACGCGCCACTGGCACGAGGACACGCGCACGACGACGTCGGGCCGGGAAAAGTCCGACGCCGACGACTACCGCTACTTCCCGGAGCCGGACCTGGTTCCCGTCGTTCCCTCCCGGGAGTGGGTGGAGGAGATCCGCGCGACCCTGCCTGAGCCGCCGGCCGAGCGCCGCAAGCGGCTGAAGCAGGACTGGGGCTACTCGGACCTGGAGTTCCGTGACGTCGTCAACGCCGGCGTGCTGGACGAGATCGAGGAAACCATTACCGCCGGCGCCACGGCTTCCGTGGCCCGCAAGTGGTGGATGGGCGAGATCGTGGGCCGCGCCAAGAACGCCGACGTCGACCCCGGCCAGCTGGGAATCACGCCGGCCACCATCGTGGAACTCAGCAAGATGGTGGAAGCGGGCAAGATCAACAACAAGATGGCCTCCGCGGTGCTGGATGGCGTGCTCGCCGGCGAAGGTACCCCGGCCGAGGTGGTCGAGAAGCGCGGCCTCGCCGTGGTGTCCGACGACGGCCCGCTCCTGGAAGCCATCGACGCAGCCCTGGCCGCTCAGCCCGACGTTGCGGAGAAGATCCGCGGCGGCAAGGTGCAGGCCATCGGCGCCATCGTCGGCGGCGTCATGAAGGCCACCCGCGGCCAGGCCGACGCCGGCCGCGTGCGCGAGCTGATCCTGGAGAAGCTCGGCGTCACCGCCTGA